From the Astyanax mexicanus isolate ESR-SI-001 chromosome 12, AstMex3_surface, whole genome shotgun sequence genome, the window TTACCTATTTAATGTCCAGCCcacactgtgtttgtgtctccTGGGCTGTAGTTAGAGTCTATTTCTCCTTCTCTTCATCCTAAATTTTTGTATTAAAAGCTGCGTCAGATGTTGTGACCTTATGCATGGTTTTTGTTTGGTGTTTGTCCAGGACTCGTACAGGAAGCAGGTGGTGATCGATGGGGAGACGTGTCTACTGGACATCCTGGACACAGCAGGCCAAGAGGAGTACAGTGCTATGAGGGATCAGTACATGAGGACTGGAGAGGGCTTTCTCTGTGTGTTCGCCATCAACAACACCAAGTCCTTCGCTGATGTGCATCTGTATAGGTAGGCAAAGACGTTAGTAataaggcataaaataataaatggcaCGTGAATATCTAAAATATGTAATCTCAGTGGCTCAAGCAGGTCTCAAGTCTAACCAATATTTACACCTTTCTTACACCTCTACAGGGAGCAGATTAAGCGGGTGAAGGACTCTGATGATGTGCCGATGGTGCTGGTGGGAAACAAATGTGATTTGGCCAGAACTGTTGACACCAAGCAGGCCCAGGAACTAGCCAGGAGCTACGGCATAGAATTTGTAGAAACTTCAGCCAAGACCCGACAGGTAAGATAAAGCAGGGTGCGAATCATACAGAATAGAAAATCGAGTATAGCACAGGCACCATGCTTCACCTAACTAAAGTCTTTAAACTTAACAATCCTTTAAACTTTAACACTTCACATCAGTGTATTGACTTACTGTAAAACGTCTGCTAATAAATGGCTTATATGTTACATTGAGCCTGTAGTAGATGCACAAATGTATAAAACAGTCCACATAAAACTACACCTGGatactttatttaaataatcagttcCATCTGTTTAATAATCAACTTTCtaagattttatatataatttttttcttcaacCAATCATAGTCAaacttccttaaaaaaaaaaaaaggactaaaaAAGAGTAAGCAACAAGCCAAAAATCCTGATTTCAAAAATATCACACATGTgaa encodes:
- the nras gene encoding GTPase NRas produces the protein MTEYKLVVVGAGGVGKSALTIQLIQNHFVDEYDPTIEDSYRKQVVIDGETCLLDILDTAGQEEYSAMRDQYMRTGEGFLCVFAINNTKSFADVHLYREQIKRVKDSDDVPMVLVGNKCDLARTVDTKQAQELARSYGIEFVETSAKTRQGVEDAFYTLVREIRHYRMKKLNSREDRKQGCLGVSCEVM